The sequence TGCTGTCGGGAGGGGATGTAGAATTTCCTGATGAGATCAACTACCTATTCAAAAAACAGCTGGAAGAAGCTGATATAATCCTGTTGAATAAGATTGATATGCTTACACAGCAGGAAGTAAAATCTATCAGCGATTTTCTGAAAGAAAACTTTAAAGGATCAACGGTTATGCCTATTTCCGCAAAAGAGGAAACCGGTATTGATGAATGCATGTCTGTCATACTGGGTTCTGTGGCTACAGATCGAGTGTCAATGGATTTGGATTATGACATCTATGCAAAGGCTGAGGAATACCTGGGCTGGCTTAACAGCAGTGTTATTCTGAGGGGAAGTGACTACCTTGATTTTAATCAGTTTATTGTTGATTTATTAAAGTCTATAAAGGAAAGTATGGGTGCCCAAAAGTCTGGAATTGCGCACCTGAAAGTTTACGCTGTTTCGGATGAGGATTATGCAAAAGCCAGCATAACAGGGGTAGATGAGGATATAGATTTTAGCCAGTATATGAAAAACAGAGCCAAGAACGTTAGCCTGATTGTAAATGCCAGGATAAATATTGACCCGGATAAACTAGCATCCCATGTAGACAGAGTTTTAAAGGACACATGTAGCAAATGGGGCATTAAAATGGATGGGATAAAAACAGAGAGTTTTAAGCCCAAAAAGCCTGAGCCTAAATATAGGATAAAATAAATTAAAATCCTTCGTCTTTTCTGTTATGGTACTGGTTAGGATTCAAAGCGTCGGGACAACTGGTATTTTGAGACTAAATCTGAAAAACAAAAAGGAGATCAGATATGAAATTAAAAGTGATTGCCTGTAAGGTTCTCTTGAGAGAGCTTTA comes from Caldanaerobius fijiensis DSM 17918 and encodes:
- a CDS encoding GTP-binding protein is translated as MSAIKLIIVGGFLGAGKTTCILSMAKKLISKGKKVDIVTNDQGSQLVDTNFLRSAGLSVLEVTGGCFCCKFDEFVDRINNLADSEMPDIILAEPVGSCTDLVATIFRPFKLNFASEIKLSPLCVVVDPRRAKKFMLSGGDVEFPDEINYLFKKQLEEADIILLNKIDMLTQQEVKSISDFLKENFKGSTVMPISAKEETGIDECMSVILGSVATDRVSMDLDYDIYAKAEEYLGWLNSSVILRGSDYLDFNQFIVDLLKSIKESMGAQKSGIAHLKVYAVSDEDYAKASITGVDEDIDFSQYMKNRAKNVSLIVNARINIDPDKLASHVDRVLKDTCSKWGIKMDGIKTESFKPKKPEPKYRIK